In Streptomyces sp. NBC_00433, a single genomic region encodes these proteins:
- a CDS encoding condensation domain-containing protein yields MAEPVSRTIVGGAEMTDQVVVPFEGPGGGVGGLTWGQRKVWTLMEQAGTSMSMGGAVPVADGRTVRDLASELRFFMCRHASMRARIRPGADGGPVQEVAGSGTAALGIVDVEDGGDPDLIARDLADRWEATPFDHAEEWPIRMAAVRCRGTVTHVVVTISHIATDGSGIAVMLGELGERDPVTGEAKNPASALGPLELAALQRTPSARRQNDFSLRHWERLLRSAGPRRFGPHVDRGEPRYRRGTFTSRALHLASKAVAARVGSSTSSVLLAAYAVAVARLTGITPALIQVVVGNRFRPGLADVSHPLSVNGLLTVDVAGASFDEAVDRTRRASALCSKYAYYDPAQLEELRARIDRERGEVVETSCLFNDRRFGIGIEPPGPEVPARDALEALRGQSALQWGEPFPRYLDKLMIQVGTALDTVELEFHVDTHHVSADEVAALMRDMEAIVVGAAFDPDVPTGVRPAPAA; encoded by the coding sequence ATGGCTGAACCGGTTTCGAGGACGATCGTGGGCGGGGCGGAGATGACGGATCAGGTCGTCGTGCCGTTCGAGGGGCCAGGCGGCGGCGTCGGCGGGTTGACCTGGGGGCAGCGCAAGGTCTGGACGCTGATGGAGCAGGCCGGCACCTCGATGAGCATGGGCGGCGCCGTGCCCGTGGCCGACGGCAGGACGGTCCGGGACCTCGCGTCGGAGCTGCGGTTCTTCATGTGCCGCCACGCCTCGATGCGGGCCCGGATCCGGCCCGGCGCGGACGGCGGCCCGGTCCAGGAGGTGGCGGGCTCGGGCACGGCCGCGCTGGGGATCGTCGACGTCGAAGACGGCGGCGACCCGGACCTGATCGCCCGGGACCTGGCCGACCGGTGGGAGGCGACGCCGTTCGACCACGCCGAGGAGTGGCCGATCCGGATGGCCGCGGTGCGCTGCCGCGGCACGGTCACCCATGTGGTCGTGACGATCTCGCACATCGCCACCGACGGCAGCGGAATCGCCGTCATGCTCGGTGAGTTGGGCGAGCGCGACCCCGTCACCGGCGAGGCGAAGAACCCGGCGTCGGCGCTGGGGCCGCTGGAGCTCGCGGCCTTGCAGCGCACACCGTCCGCCCGGCGGCAGAACGACTTCTCGCTGCGCCACTGGGAGCGGCTGCTGCGCTCGGCCGGGCCCCGGCGGTTCGGCCCGCACGTGGACCGGGGCGAACCGCGCTACCGGCGGGGGACCTTCACCTCACGCGCCCTGCACCTGGCGTCGAAGGCGGTGGCGGCCCGGGTCGGCAGCTCGACGTCCTCGGTGCTGCTGGCCGCTTACGCGGTGGCCGTGGCACGGCTGACCGGCATCACCCCGGCGCTGATCCAGGTGGTGGTCGGCAACCGCTTCCGGCCGGGCCTGGCCGACGTGTCCCATCCGCTCTCCGTGAACGGCCTTCTGACGGTCGACGTCGCCGGCGCCTCCTTCGACGAGGCGGTGGACCGCACGCGGCGGGCCTCCGCGCTCTGCTCGAAGTACGCCTACTACGACCCGGCCCAACTGGAGGAGCTGCGCGCCCGGATCGACCGGGAGCGCGGCGAAGTGGTGGAGACCTCCTGCCTGTTCAACGACCGCAGGTTCGGCATCGGCATCGAGCCGCCCGGCCCCGAGGTGCCGGCCCGGGACGCACTCGAAGCCCTGCGGGGGCAAAGCGCCCTGCAATGGGGCGAGCCCTTCCCGCGGTATCTCGACAAGCTGATGATCCAGGTCGGCACCGCCCTGGACACGGTCGAGCTGGAATTCCACGTGGACACCCACCACGTCTCCGCCGACGAAGTCGCCGCCCTCATGCGGGACATGGAGGCGATCGTCGTGGGCGCGGCCTTCGACCCCGACGTGCCGACCGGCGTGCGGCCGGCGCCCGCGGCCTGA
- a CDS encoding adenosine deaminase produces MILQLRQTLLLRRGLLPGVGCLALLSLLPAAAATSASASPASAASSPTARPAPPVARPATPAERRTAAYLAAIQQRPAALDAFFRALPKGGDLHNHLSGAASTEFLIQLAGEDGLCVDTSSLTALPPPCGAGTRPATEARTDTAFRDAILRAWSMQDFPAGESGHDHFFDAFGKFGEVTWRNRGKLLADVADSVARQNQSYLETMITPASDAARALAQEVGYDADFARMHSKLVAGGKLDKLVATARDEADAGDREFRDAEHCGTAAAAPGCRVTVRWISQASRGTAPERVFTQLALGMRLAERDPRFVAVNLVQPEDWDSSLRDYSLQMRMLDYLHGVYPRAHITLHAGELVPGLVKPEDLTFHVREAVLTGQAERVGHGVDLVHEDDWQQLARTMAARGIAVEVPFTSNAQILGVKGADHPFNTYRAYGVPVVLATDDPGVSRIDISHEYAYASRTYGLGYPVLKDLARASLEYAFLPGRSLWAARGRYTVAGPCAQERPGAARPGRPCARFLAGSRKASLEWQEEGAFARFEQQHAARP; encoded by the coding sequence GTGATCCTCCAACTCCGTCAGACCCTCCTCCTCCGCCGCGGCCTGCTGCCCGGCGTCGGCTGTCTCGCGCTGCTGTCCCTGCTGCCCGCCGCGGCCGCCACGTCAGCCTCGGCCTCGCCCGCTTCCGCGGCCTCTTCCCCGACCGCCCGGCCGGCTCCCCCCGTAGCCCGGCCGGCCACTCCCGCCGAGCGGCGCACCGCGGCGTACCTGGCCGCGATCCAGCAGCGGCCTGCCGCGCTGGACGCCTTCTTCCGGGCGCTGCCCAAGGGCGGCGACCTGCACAACCACCTGTCCGGTGCTGCGTCGACCGAGTTTCTGATCCAGCTCGCCGGGGAGGACGGCCTGTGCGTCGACACCTCGTCGCTCACCGCGCTGCCACCGCCGTGCGGCGCGGGCACCCGGCCGGCCACCGAGGCCCGTACGGACACCGCCTTCCGTGACGCGATCCTGCGCGCCTGGTCCATGCAGGACTTCCCGGCCGGCGAGTCGGGGCACGACCACTTCTTCGACGCCTTCGGGAAGTTCGGCGAGGTGACCTGGCGAAACCGGGGCAAGCTGCTCGCCGACGTCGCCGACTCCGTCGCGCGGCAGAACCAGTCGTATCTGGAGACCATGATCACCCCGGCCTCCGACGCCGCCAGGGCGCTCGCCCAGGAGGTCGGCTACGACGCCGACTTCGCCCGGATGCACAGCAAGCTGGTCGCCGGCGGCAAGCTGGACAAGCTCGTGGCGACCGCACGGGACGAGGCGGACGCGGGCGACAGGGAATTCCGCGACGCCGAGCACTGCGGCACCGCGGCCGCGGCGCCGGGCTGCCGCGTCACCGTCCGCTGGATCTCGCAGGCCTCCCGCGGCACCGCGCCCGAGCGGGTCTTCACGCAGCTGGCGCTCGGCATGCGGCTGGCCGAGCGCGACCCCCGCTTCGTCGCGGTGAACCTCGTGCAGCCCGAGGACTGGGACAGCTCGCTGCGCGACTACAGCCTGCAGATGCGCATGCTGGACTATCTGCACGGCGTCTACCCCCGGGCCCACATCACCCTGCACGCAGGGGAACTGGTGCCCGGCCTGGTCAAGCCCGAGGACCTGACCTTCCACGTCCGCGAGGCGGTGCTGACCGGCCAGGCCGAGCGCGTCGGCCACGGCGTCGACCTGGTCCACGAGGACGACTGGCAGCAGCTCGCCCGCACCATGGCCGCACGCGGCATCGCGGTGGAGGTGCCCTTCACCAGCAACGCGCAGATCCTCGGCGTCAAGGGCGCCGACCACCCCTTCAACACCTACCGCGCCTACGGCGTACCCGTGGTGCTGGCCACCGACGACCCCGGCGTCTCGCGCATCGACATCAGCCACGAATACGCGTACGCCTCCCGGACCTACGGCCTCGGCTACCCGGTGCTCAAGGACCTGGCGCGGGCCTCCCTGGAGTACGCCTTCCTGCCGGGGCGCAGCCTGTGGGCCGCCCGCGGCCGCTACACGGTGGCCGGCCCCTGCGCCCAGGAACGCCCCGGAGCCGCACGGCCGGGCAGGCCCTGCGCGCGGTTCCTGGCGGGGAGCCGGAAGGCGTCCCTGGAGTGGCAGGAGGAGGGCGCCTTCGCCCGCTTCGAGCAGCAGCACGCGGCGCGTCCGTAG
- a CDS encoding GNAT family N-acetyltransferase, whose translation MNSAASLFPDRIELAGEGLVLRDWTEADTGAMPDLFDHPDIAYWTPIVSPFDAAAARARLDRARKLRAEGTAVLLAITEDGGEPLGEVMLKHGPEGTEIGYAVGPAHRGRGLAVRAVRVMAAYAFEQLGAEQVVLELEAENTASVTVAAKAGFDLLDLPLIEGEEKGRPYALQTWGLNRP comes from the coding sequence ATGAACAGCGCAGCGTCACTCTTCCCCGACCGGATCGAGCTGGCGGGGGAAGGGCTCGTCCTGCGCGACTGGACGGAAGCGGACACGGGCGCGATGCCGGACCTGTTCGACCACCCCGACATCGCGTACTGGACGCCGATCGTCTCGCCCTTCGACGCGGCGGCCGCCCGCGCCCGGCTCGACCGGGCCAGGAAGCTGCGGGCGGAGGGCACGGCCGTGCTGCTCGCCATCACCGAGGACGGCGGCGAACCGCTCGGCGAGGTGATGCTGAAGCACGGCCCCGAGGGCACCGAGATCGGTTACGCGGTCGGCCCCGCCCACCGCGGCCGGGGCCTCGCGGTGCGGGCGGTGCGGGTGATGGCCGCGTACGCCTTCGAGCAGCTCGGCGCGGAGCAGGTGGTCCTGGAGCTGGAGGCCGAGAACACCGCGAGCGTGACCGTGGCCGCCAAGGCGGGCTTCGACCTCCTCGACCTCCCGCTGATCGAGGGCGAGGAGAAGGGCCGCCCCTACGCCCTCCAGACCTGGGGCCTGAACCGCCCCTGA
- a CDS encoding MarR family winged helix-turn-helix transcriptional regulator, whose protein sequence is MDQGKVNSSVVFRLGVLGTIAADLFAARIEPHELKPKHVGLMVLLDAGKASSQLEVAGVMGVAPSLVVALADHLEKLGAIQRVRDPGDRRRQVLTLTAHGRQLLATCGDLAHAVDAEFAAELTAAERTALAGLLDRLAGPHGPPTAAENT, encoded by the coding sequence GTGGATCAAGGCAAGGTGAATTCCAGCGTCGTATTCCGCCTCGGCGTGCTCGGGACGATCGCGGCCGATCTCTTCGCGGCCCGCATCGAGCCCCACGAACTCAAGCCCAAGCACGTCGGGTTGATGGTCCTGCTCGACGCCGGGAAGGCGTCGTCGCAACTGGAGGTCGCCGGTGTGATGGGCGTCGCGCCCAGCCTCGTCGTGGCCCTGGCCGACCACCTGGAGAAGCTCGGCGCGATCCAGCGGGTGCGGGACCCCGGCGACCGCCGCCGCCAGGTCCTGACCCTCACCGCACACGGCCGCCAACTCCTCGCGACCTGCGGCGACCTCGCCCACGCCGTCGACGCCGAATTCGCCGCGGAGCTGACGGCCGCGGAGCGGACCGCACTGGCCGGCCTGCTCGACCGGCTGGCCGGGCCGCACGGTCCGCCGACGGCCGCAGAGAACACCTGA
- a CDS encoding snapalysin family zinc-dependent metalloprotease produces MIKRIVAVAALIPAMLGTTSGIASAQAAQSAPTASAAAVVTLTYDASRAGQWAGAIAQGVQNWNAAVHNVHLQPASSSSSADFVYVATSGWPQTTLGPIFPGGRGQSQLGQEAVAEGYDMTRIMAHETGHILGLPDHYSGPCSEIMSGHGPGTSCLNAKPNATEAARVDRNYANRTSAAVPAHHQVVIDIWSNPVPAGSR; encoded by the coding sequence ATGATCAAGCGAATAGTCGCCGTGGCGGCGCTGATCCCCGCCATGCTGGGCACGACATCAGGTATCGCCTCCGCGCAAGCCGCGCAGTCCGCGCCGACGGCGAGTGCGGCGGCAGTGGTCACCCTGACCTACGACGCCAGCCGAGCGGGCCAGTGGGCGGGCGCGATCGCGCAGGGCGTGCAGAACTGGAACGCCGCGGTGCACAACGTGCACCTTCAGCCGGCAAGCTCGTCCAGCTCGGCGGACTTCGTCTACGTCGCGACCAGCGGGTGGCCCCAGACGACGCTGGGACCGATCTTCCCGGGCGGCCGGGGGCAGTCGCAACTGGGCCAGGAGGCGGTGGCCGAGGGCTACGACATGACCCGGATCATGGCGCACGAGACCGGCCACATCCTCGGGCTGCCCGACCACTACAGCGGCCCGTGCTCCGAGATCATGTCCGGCCACGGCCCCGGCACTTCGTGCCTCAACGCCAAGCCGAACGCGACCGAGGCGGCACGGGTCGACCGGAACTACGCGAACCGTACGTCCGCGGCCGTCCCGGCCCACCACCAGGTCGTGATCGACATCTGGTCCAACCCGGTCCCCGCCGGCTCGCGGTGA
- a CDS encoding cation:proton antiporter produces the protein MTSTLALKSLAPHADLQVAQMLAGIAFVLVVGLALGSLAPRFRQPAVIGEVLAGIALGPSVLGQFPGDLTHKLFPAESRPLLSAVSQVGLVLFMFMVGWEFEKRILRPHRGVAAAVSLSSVACAFGLGVALATFLYPHHNTVAGHHISFLTFSMFLGAAMSVTAFPVLARIITDSRLGHTRVGTLSLASAAVDDIIAWCMLAYVSALVTSGSARDLAQVLSLSAVYVVVMFWVVRPLLARMVGLFAGRQQWRGLFVLLASGTFLSAYATTWIGIHSIFGAFLFGFIMPREPARELVEHLRKPLDNVSTILLPVFFIVTGLAVDVNGLGARQYVELVAIVAVACLGKLIGAIAPARVFGLSWVESRALGLLMNTRGLTELIILNTAVQLGVLDSQMFTMMVIMALVTTALAGPLLPKSSVLMASTTVTIPPPEGDGGKPTEGESADSKIQA, from the coding sequence ATGACGTCAACGCTCGCCCTCAAATCGCTCGCGCCGCACGCGGACTTACAGGTTGCGCAGATGCTCGCGGGCATCGCGTTCGTGCTGGTCGTAGGTCTGGCACTGGGCAGTCTGGCGCCGCGGTTCCGCCAACCCGCCGTCATCGGTGAGGTGCTGGCCGGTATCGCGCTCGGGCCCAGCGTGCTCGGGCAGTTCCCCGGCGACCTGACGCACAAGCTCTTCCCCGCCGAGTCCAGACCACTGCTGTCCGCGGTCTCCCAAGTCGGCCTGGTCCTCTTCATGTTCATGGTGGGCTGGGAGTTCGAGAAGCGGATCCTGCGCCCGCACCGCGGGGTCGCGGCCGCCGTCTCGCTGTCGTCGGTCGCCTGCGCCTTCGGCCTGGGCGTCGCCCTGGCGACCTTCCTCTACCCGCACCACAACACCGTGGCGGGCCACCACATCTCCTTCCTCACCTTCTCGATGTTCCTGGGCGCCGCGATGTCGGTGACCGCCTTCCCGGTGCTGGCCCGCATCATCACCGACAGCCGCCTCGGGCACACCCGGGTCGGCACGCTGTCGCTGGCGAGCGCGGCCGTGGACGACATCATCGCCTGGTGCATGCTGGCCTACGTCTCGGCGCTGGTGACCTCGGGCAGCGCCCGCGACCTGGCCCAGGTGCTGTCGCTGAGCGCCGTCTACGTCGTGGTGATGTTCTGGGTGGTGCGGCCGCTGCTGGCGCGCATGGTGGGCCTCTTCGCCGGCCGGCAGCAGTGGCGGGGCCTGTTCGTGCTCCTCGCCTCGGGCACCTTCCTGTCCGCCTACGCCACCACCTGGATCGGCATCCACAGCATCTTCGGCGCGTTCCTCTTCGGCTTCATCATGCCGCGCGAGCCCGCGCGCGAACTGGTCGAGCACCTGCGCAAGCCGCTCGACAACGTCAGTACGATCCTGCTGCCGGTCTTCTTCATCGTGACCGGCCTGGCCGTGGACGTGAACGGGCTCGGCGCCCGCCAGTACGTGGAACTCGTCGCCATCGTCGCCGTCGCGTGCCTGGGCAAGCTGATCGGCGCCATCGCACCGGCCCGGGTCTTCGGGCTGTCCTGGGTGGAGTCGAGGGCACTCGGCCTGCTGATGAACACCCGCGGTCTGACCGAGCTGATCATCCTCAACACCGCCGTGCAACTCGGCGTCCTGGACAGCCAGATGTTCACCATGATGGTGATCATGGCCCTGGTGACCACGGCACTTGCCGGGCCGCTGCTGCCCAAGAGCAGTGTGCTGATGGCGAGCACCACCGTGACCATCCCGCCGCCGGAGGGCGACGGCGGCAAGCCCACGGAAGGCGAGTCGGCCGACTCCAAGATCCAGGCCTGA
- a CDS encoding metallophosphoesterase has product MRRRLGGAVVFLVLVLLFALPWWTLFGSGVDWPLPVFLAGTVVFAVWLVSFPFLMAAGHGRRRADRAARVADTSLGMVWVLFTWSVLGGLAHLVLIGLGVGGADRARTVAAAVAAISAVLLAWGHHEAMRVPRVKRVDVHVPRLGGGLDGTRVVVLADTHYGPIDRAGWSARVTEAVNALDADVVVHAGDIADGTPVQRREQSAPLGAIRSRLAKVYVTGNHEYFGEAQGWLDRMAELGWEPLHNRHVVVERGGDQLVLAGVDDVTAESSGLAGHRANLIGALAGADPDRPVLLVAHQPKYVSQAAAADIDLQVSGHTHGGQIWPFNFLVRIDQPVVHGLSRHGGRTQLYTSRGTGFWGPPFRVFAPSEITLLTLRSGAGQPLAGRADAPGAGA; this is encoded by the coding sequence GTGCGGCGGCGGTTGGGTGGGGCCGTCGTCTTCCTCGTCCTCGTGCTGCTGTTCGCCCTGCCCTGGTGGACGCTGTTCGGGTCCGGCGTGGACTGGCCCCTGCCGGTCTTCCTGGCCGGCACCGTCGTCTTCGCCGTCTGGCTGGTGTCCTTCCCCTTCCTGATGGCCGCGGGCCACGGGCGGCGGCGGGCCGACCGGGCGGCCCGCGTGGCGGACACCAGCCTCGGGATGGTCTGGGTGCTGTTCACCTGGTCGGTGCTCGGCGGCCTGGCGCACCTCGTGCTGATCGGGCTCGGTGTCGGCGGCGCCGACCGGGCCAGGACCGTCGCCGCGGCCGTCGCCGCCATCTCGGCCGTCCTGCTGGCCTGGGGACATCACGAGGCCATGCGCGTGCCCCGCGTGAAGCGGGTGGACGTGCACGTCCCCCGGCTCGGCGGCGGCCTGGACGGGACCCGCGTCGTCGTCCTGGCCGACACCCACTACGGGCCGATCGACCGGGCCGGCTGGTCGGCGCGGGTCACCGAGGCGGTCAACGCGCTCGACGCGGACGTCGTGGTCCACGCGGGCGACATCGCCGACGGCACCCCCGTCCAGCGCCGGGAGCAGTCCGCGCCGCTCGGGGCGATCCGCTCGCGGCTGGCGAAGGTCTACGTCACCGGCAACCACGAATACTTCGGCGAGGCCCAGGGCTGGCTCGACCGCATGGCCGAGCTGGGCTGGGAGCCGCTGCACAACCGCCACGTCGTGGTGGAGCGCGGCGGCGACCAGCTCGTACTCGCCGGGGTGGACGACGTGACCGCCGAGTCCTCCGGCCTGGCAGGGCACCGCGCCAACCTGATCGGCGCGCTGGCGGGCGCGGACCCGGACCGCCCGGTCCTGCTCGTCGCCCACCAGCCCAAGTACGTCTCGCAGGCCGCGGCCGCCGACATCGACCTCCAGGTCTCCGGGCACACCCACGGCGGCCAGATCTGGCCGTTCAACTTCCTCGTCAGGATCGACCAGCCCGTGGTCCACGGCCTGAGCCGGCACGGCGGCCGGACACAGCTCTACACCAGCCGCGGCACCGGCTTCTGGGGCCCGCCCTTCCGGGTCTTCGCACCGAGCGAGATCACCCTGCTCACCCTCCGCTCGGGCGCCGGGCAGCCCCTCGCCGGCCGCGCGGACGCCCCCGGGGCCGGCGCCTGA
- a CDS encoding SRPBCC family protein, with product MATDQKTKEADPGPMQLLKHELGQYLSARAKHVARKAGSRLTEAADKFIDVDEDSGTVPKVGKRVLHGESPAKAIAAEKGEEIKSGVTGKIKDAVSGGSSGGDDDTSEDTKATTIIETIDVGVPLRTAYDHWTEYENFSGFTKGVRQAERGDEATSEWTVKIGPSTRKWKATVQEQLPDDRIVWTSEGALGSTQGAVSFHEITPTLTRIILVLVYHPAGIVEKTGNLWRAQGRRARLDFKHFQRYVTFAEEEAEGWRGEIRDGEVVQTHEEAMEAEEAEEEEDDDEEEYEDDEEEEAG from the coding sequence ATGGCGACCGACCAGAAGACCAAGGAAGCCGACCCGGGCCCGATGCAGCTGCTCAAGCACGAACTCGGGCAGTACCTCAGCGCCCGAGCGAAGCATGTCGCCCGCAAGGCCGGGAGCCGGCTGACCGAGGCGGCCGACAAGTTCATCGACGTCGACGAGGACAGCGGCACCGTGCCGAAGGTCGGCAAGCGCGTCCTGCACGGTGAGTCGCCGGCCAAGGCGATCGCCGCCGAGAAGGGCGAGGAGATCAAGAGCGGCGTCACCGGCAAGATCAAGGACGCCGTCTCCGGCGGCAGTTCGGGCGGCGACGACGACACGTCGGAGGACACCAAGGCCACGACCATCATCGAGACGATCGACGTCGGGGTGCCGCTGCGTACCGCGTACGACCACTGGACCGAGTACGAGAACTTCAGCGGCTTCACCAAGGGCGTCCGGCAGGCCGAGCGCGGCGACGAGGCGACCAGCGAGTGGACGGTCAAGATCGGCCCGTCGACCAGGAAATGGAAGGCGACCGTCCAGGAGCAGCTCCCTGACGACCGCATCGTCTGGACGTCCGAGGGCGCCCTGGGCAGCACGCAGGGCGCCGTCAGCTTCCACGAGATCACCCCGACGCTCACCCGGATCATCCTCGTCCTCGTCTACCACCCGGCCGGCATCGTGGAGAAGACCGGCAACCTCTGGCGTGCCCAAGGCCGCCGCGCCCGGCTGGACTTCAAACACTTCCAGCGGTACGTGACCTTCGCCGAGGAGGAGGCCGAGGGCTGGCGCGGCGAGATCCGCGACGGCGAGGTCGTACAGACCCACGAGGAGGCCATGGAAGCGGAGGAGGCCGAGGAGGAAGAGGACGACGACGAAGAAGAGTACGAGGACGACGAAGAGGAAGAGGCCGGCTGA
- a CDS encoding DUF1906 domain-containing protein — protein sequence MSKHRLSKKGRYIAWATAGAAVVAGGVVLAQSSMAATTWPAQKTFTGRAFDACTAPSQAAMKAWKADGYYSGAAVYIGGRNRGCAQPNLTASWVKTVNTAGWKLIPIYVGAQPPCQTGSSPEKITPATATALGASDGKDAVAKAAALGMKAGSPIYLDMESYTVTNTSCNNAVLAYVRSFTKTLRAKTYRAGYYGFSTSSAKAIATAADKTDLPGNLWYALYDGKASTTTDWPWDPKLFTGHSRGHQYTVNSKETRKGYTITVDRDAWDGPVAAI from the coding sequence TTGTCCAAGCACCGTTTGTCCAAGAAGGGGCGGTACATCGCCTGGGCCACCGCGGGGGCAGCGGTGGTGGCCGGGGGTGTCGTCCTCGCGCAGTCGTCGATGGCCGCGACCACTTGGCCGGCGCAGAAGACCTTCACGGGTCGCGCATTCGACGCCTGCACGGCTCCTTCGCAGGCCGCGATGAAGGCGTGGAAGGCGGACGGCTACTACAGCGGGGCGGCCGTCTACATCGGCGGCAGGAACCGGGGTTGCGCGCAGCCCAACCTCACCGCGTCGTGGGTGAAGACGGTCAACACCGCGGGGTGGAAGCTCATCCCGATCTACGTCGGCGCCCAACCGCCGTGCCAGACGGGCTCCAGCCCGGAGAAGATCACCCCCGCCACCGCCACCGCGCTCGGCGCGAGCGACGGCAAGGACGCGGTCGCCAAGGCCGCGGCGCTGGGCATGAAGGCTGGCTCGCCGATCTACCTCGACATGGAGTCGTACACGGTCACGAACACGTCGTGCAACAACGCCGTTCTGGCGTACGTGCGTTCCTTCACCAAGACGCTGCGCGCCAAGACCTACCGCGCCGGCTACTACGGCTTCAGCACCTCCAGCGCCAAGGCGATCGCCACGGCGGCCGACAAGACCGACCTGCCCGGCAACCTCTGGTACGCGCTGTACGACGGCAAGGCCAGCACCACGACGGACTGGCCCTGGGACCCCAAGCTGTTCACCGGCCACAGCCGAGGCCACCAGTACACCGTCAACAGCAAGGAGACCCGCAAGGGTTACACCATCACGGTGGACCGGGACGCCTGGGACGGCCCGGTGGCCGCCATCTGA